The Salvia miltiorrhiza cultivar Shanhuang (shh) chromosome 1, IMPLAD_Smil_shh, whole genome shotgun sequence genome has a window encoding:
- the LOC131007032 gene encoding uncharacterized protein LOC131007032 — translation MCRHRRAAACSLILAADPPPPFNATAAWSCCCSPEVDGSGLQSFVLLGVPAAVGLPGVAAGWPAIDGQQLAGGAEHRLTKIGDNRGSVAVRQPPATTSHRGCPPPDLDSHTQSANTKGFCARIIYCNCSNKSFNSFLVTSVHKYIFSNCKSMNLLLIFFIYQSICKSELMSMCWYSGVDVYN, via the exons ATGTGCCGCCATCGccgggccgccgcctgctccctcatcctcgcggcagatccgccgccgccgttcaacgccacggccgcctggagctgctgctgttcgcctgaggtcgacggatctggccttcagtcgttcgtcttgctcggagttcccgccgccgttggcttgcccggagtcgccgctggctggcccgcgatcgacggccagcagctcgctggaggagccgagcaccgtctcacaaag atcggagacaaccgcggctccgtcgccgtccgtcaaccgccggcgacgacgagccaccgaggctgccctccccctgacctcgactcacacacgcaatcagccaacacaaagggtttttgtgcgagaatcatatactgtaattgctcaaataaaagttttaactctttccttgtaacttcagttcacaagtacatatttagtaactgtaaatctatgaatttgctactcattttcttcatttatcaaagcatatgtaaatctgagttaatgagcatgtgttggtattctggagttgatgtatacaattga